A genome region from Deltaproteobacteria bacterium includes the following:
- a CDS encoding nucleotidyltransferase — MQNLSELMRRLITSEVEFVLVGGFAAVAHGVTLVTRDVDICCRFTETNLMRIQKAFADLHPVHRPRTDLPLNLTPEQCARLKNLYLKTDLGFVDCLSEILGVGDFDEVFRQAIEVELPSGKCRVLDIAVLISAKEAMNRDHDKIAVRQLKEIKKRQTKN; from the coding sequence ATGCAGAACCTTAGCGAACTGATGCGCCGCTTAATAACCTCCGAAGTCGAATTCGTTCTCGTGGGCGGATTCGCGGCTGTGGCCCATGGCGTTACGCTGGTCACACGGGACGTTGATATTTGCTGCCGGTTCACTGAAACCAATTTGATGCGGATACAGAAAGCCTTCGCCGATCTGCATCCCGTTCATCGACCAAGGACCGATCTGCCCCTGAATTTGACCCCTGAACAGTGCGCCCGCCTGAAAAATCTCTATCTAAAAACCGATCTGGGTTTTGTGGATTGCCTGAGCGAAATTCTGGGGGTGGGTGATTTTGATGAGGTCTTCCGGCAGGCAATCGAAGTCGAACTTCCCTCAGGGAAATGTCGCGTCCTGGACATTGCGGTGTTGATCAGCGCCAAGGAAGCGATGAACCGCGATCACGATAAAATTGCGGTTAGACAGTTAAAGGAAATCAAAAAACGCCAAACCAAAAACTGA
- a CDS encoding acetyl-CoA C-acetyltransferase, whose protein sequence is MKNANDIVIVSAARTPIGKFGEAFRSVRAHQLAATVISEVLKRANVSGDQLDDVILGDCCQCPDEANTARTAALKAGIPVEVPAVTIQRQCSSAMQALAFGAQQIKAGDSQMVLAGGVESMSSAPYVLMTARWGARLTHGQMTDAMWELLYSGSNLLEKKGYIMGQTAENLAEKYAISREEQDVVALRSHNNAEAAIKAGKFKEEIVPVAIPQKKGEPRLVDTDEHVRFGLTMNDLSRLAPAFNKDGTVTAGNSSGLNDGAAAVIITSRVRAQELGLRPLAKIVAQAVAGVDPKYMGYGPVPATEKCLKRAGMGLKDIQLIEVNEAFASQYLACEKGLGLNREITNVNGSGIGLGHPVGATGVRIIISLMYEMIRRNLSVGLATLCVGGGMGMTTIIERD, encoded by the coding sequence TTGAAAAATGCAAACGATATAGTGATTGTCTCCGCGGCCCGCACCCCTATAGGAAAATTCGGTGAGGCCTTCCGGTCTGTCAGGGCCCACCAATTAGCCGCTACCGTCATCAGCGAGGTCCTTAAACGGGCCAATGTCTCGGGTGATCAATTGGACGATGTCATTCTTGGCGATTGCTGTCAGTGTCCGGACGAGGCCAACACGGCCCGCACCGCGGCCCTGAAGGCCGGCATACCGGTCGAAGTGCCAGCGGTGACCATCCAGCGTCAATGTTCTTCGGCCATGCAGGCCCTGGCCTTCGGGGCCCAGCAGATCAAGGCCGGCGACTCCCAAATGGTTTTGGCCGGCGGGGTGGAATCCATGAGCTCGGCCCCTTATGTCCTGATGACCGCCCGCTGGGGGGCCCGCCTGACCCACGGACAGATGACCGATGCCATGTGGGAGTTGCTTTATTCCGGGAGCAACCTCCTGGAAAAAAAGGGCTACATCATGGGCCAGACCGCGGAGAACCTGGCGGAAAAATATGCCATTTCCAGGGAAGAGCAGGATGTGGTGGCCCTGCGCAGTCATAACAATGCCGAGGCGGCTATCAAAGCAGGAAAATTCAAAGAAGAAATCGTTCCGGTGGCCATCCCCCAAAAAAAGGGGGAGCCCCGCCTGGTGGATACGGACGAACATGTCCGTTTTGGCTTGACCATGAATGACCTTTCCCGTTTGGCCCCGGCCTTTAATAAAGACGGGACCGTTACGGCCGGCAACTCTTCGGGACTCAATGACGGGGCCGCCGCGGTGATCATCACCTCCCGGGTCCGGGCTCAGGAATTGGGACTCAGGCCCCTGGCCAAAATCGTGGCCCAGGCCGTGGCCGGAGTAGATCCCAAGTATATGGGCTATGGACCGGTTCCCGCCACGGAAAAATGCCTGAAAAGGGCCGGAATGGGTTTGAAGGATATCCAGCTTATCGAAGTCAACGAGGCCTTTGCCTCCCAGTACCTGGCCTGTGAGAAAGGCCTGGGTTTAAACCGGGAGATCACCAATGTCAATGGAAGCGGCATCGGTCTGGGTCATCCGGTAGGGGCCACCGGGGTCCGCATCATCATCAGCCTGATGTACGAAATGATCCGCCGCAACCTGTCCGTCGGTCTGGCCACCCTGTGTGTTGGCGGAGGCATGGGCATGACAACGATTATTGAAAGGGACTGA
- a CDS encoding C40 family peptidase — protein sequence MIIKRGVLFITIALLLLFPWHVFGESAKNHKPIVSKKVALKKTPSSKIRGQKNSKKSLKAPKKRSKQKVLHKGSKQVAHENPVVPKDTPPLIKITPLDDGKFLLEPMNSSLKNLDNGAESLSLIKKPVFEEELEEGDQRDKKKNLLTNFPNLLVEISKQLLGKSYRLGGNGQGNQGIDCSGFMKKIYQSLTLSLPHSSREQAKLGSLVTTEWDLSRLRIGDLLFFKRNRGAQIGHTGMYIGDGKMIHSASRKGVVISNLKGSDYYNRNFVMAKRLFIIDNPDVDEFKEFKENKESPNLLVN from the coding sequence ATGATAATAAAAAGAGGCGTTCTCTTTATTACCATAGCACTGCTGTTGTTGTTTCCATGGCATGTGTTTGGTGAATCTGCAAAGAACCATAAACCGATTGTTTCAAAAAAAGTTGCCCTGAAAAAAACTCCTTCTTCCAAAATCCGGGGCCAAAAAAATTCCAAGAAATCCTTAAAGGCCCCCAAAAAGCGTTCCAAACAAAAGGTACTCCATAAAGGCTCCAAACAGGTGGCCCATGAAAACCCGGTTGTACCAAAGGACACCCCGCCCCTGATAAAGATTACCCCTTTGGATGATGGGAAATTCCTTCTGGAACCCATGAATAGTTCCTTGAAAAATCTGGATAACGGCGCGGAGTCTTTAAGCCTGATTAAAAAACCGGTCTTTGAGGAAGAGTTGGAAGAAGGGGATCAGCGGGATAAGAAAAAGAACCTCTTGACCAACTTTCCCAATCTACTGGTCGAGATTTCCAAACAATTGTTGGGGAAATCTTATCGTCTTGGTGGAAATGGGCAGGGCAACCAGGGGATTGACTGTTCGGGCTTTATGAAAAAGATTTATCAGTCTCTGACCCTCTCCCTGCCGCACTCCAGCCGGGAACAGGCCAAACTGGGGTCCCTGGTGACCACCGAATGGGATTTAAGCCGATTGAGAATCGGGGATCTATTGTTTTTCAAACGCAATCGCGGGGCTCAGATCGGGCATACCGGGATGTATATCGGCGATGGCAAGATGATTCATTCAGCGAGCAGGAAAGGGGTTGTTATTTCCAACCTGAAGGGCTCTGATTATTATAACAGAAATTTTGTCATGGCCAAGCGCCTGTTTATTATTGATAACCCGGATGTGGATGAATTTAAAGAATTTAAAGAAAATAAAGAATCCCCCAATCTATTGGTTAATTAA